One Magnolia sinica isolate HGM2019 chromosome 2, MsV1, whole genome shotgun sequence genomic window, tactttttaacctcagttgcataggaaccaaggcgaaaggtctactttttaacctcagttccataggaactgaggcaaaaggtctaatttttagctTCAGTTACATAAGAACCaaggtgaaaggtctactttttagcctcagttgtataggaaccgaggcgaaaggtctactttttaacctcaattgCATAAGAATCGAGGTGAAAAGTCTATtatttagcctcggttcctatgaaaagtctaccttttagcctcagttgcatggtAGCCgatgccaaaagtctactttttagcctctgtTGCATAAGAaccaaggccaaaagtctacatttaagaatattaaaaaaaatcgagaatattgaaagaattaataatttttaaaatttttgacaattgtgaaaaaattgagaattttggaaaaaaatgaagacaattgggaaaaaattgagaattttgaaaaagaaaattgagagttttggaaaagatttgaattttgaattttttaagaactaagaatttttttaaaattttgagaacttttaaaaaattaagattttttttttgaaaaattaagaataaaaaaatgataattttgaaaaagtatgaattttttttttaattgagaattttaaaaaaattaagaattttgaaaatttttgaaatttttgaaaaaaaaagaattttgaaatcttgaaaaaaattggaattttttttttaattgaaaattttcaaataattaaaaattttaaaaaaaattaaaaaagttgaAATGAAATTggactttttagcctcggttgcataggaactAAGGCCAAacgtctactttttagcctcggtagcatagaaccgaggccaaaagtccaATTCCCAAATATAAATTCGTAGGCGCGCCGCTTTTTCTCCCCGACTCCTTTTCTCACTCGTTGTGCAAGCGAGTGAGGGAGATCTTCGTTCTCTTTCTACGGTTTTCCCCTGGGATTTTCACACCTCGATCGTCCCTCCTTTGTTTTGCATAAAAAACCCTAGCTCCGGCTCCTCTTCCTATACTGAGATTCTCCAACGCCGCCACCTGGCGCAGTTTCCGCTGAAGCAACTAAAGCAGAACCCTTCTATGGCAGCGGAATCCATTGCTCCGATTGCAAGAGACCTCCCGCCGGAGGTCTTTGGGACAAAGACTCCGCCGGAAATGCCCCGAGGTCGGGTTCTCCCATCCAAATGTTCAGCAGATGGCGATGCTGGAGCTCAGACCTTCTCGAGCATAATGCAGAAACTATCTAAGGGAGATGAACTTGAAAGCTCGCATGATCGGTATGAATTTTCATTTCTTTAGTCGGTGATAGGGTTTTTGCTTTGAGATGATTGTAGATTTAGCATTTCTGAAGGTTTGTGATTGTTATGGGGGTTCATACATGCTGTTGAATTCAAATTTGTGTGCAGATTACAGAAATAGGAATTTGTTTTAAATCTAGATTGTTAATATTGTTAGTTTGTTCACGTCAATTTGATagcacctgtcacgccccaaactcggaaaccgggctcacaaaattcccgatcgccgaatccggcgccgacagcctccgtagaaccccattctcggactccggcacccattcaccaggttccgatcctgggatactacaaggagggtttcaaatcattagtctgattcataacgagcataacaaaagcataacccacaaacaataagcagaagaacaccaccacaaaatccactatgatcaaaaactttttagtacaatgcgactgaaaggggaaaatacaatgtaataaaagaaacaaaactccagaagctcggctgcacgctccaactacaacgagactatggctgcgactgcgtcctggcgtcacctgcacgcatcaatcgtgcataagcttatggaaagcttagagggtggtgtaagtgtgtgcgcaatataaacgtgctcaaaatgcaaggtcagagtgatgcggaatcatggtgatgagcacatgaatgcaatcagccgtaccaaggctatgcggtgcaagatatgaatgctatcggccataacacagccatgcgatgcgagatgcaactcaagcatgccaatcctcatcatgtatcagtacagttctcattctggataatcaccggggttcaatacactctaaatggcactgtcgctctcctagccgcatacccaagtgagcgtaagaaacctcactatccgcccgatcaatagtccgccaatacctatccgcacgtcgatagcggacccattcgcgagctggtcaaactcagcctagtattgccccctaccctcgggcgagtaaggccacactcctttccaactgaccacgacacagtgggagacgcggcctcctggtattcggccctcatgcgctcgtatatccactcggtctcgacgttggagtcatcctctggtaccatcgggtttagggattttcacccagggacgtctatggcccccgtatgctagaaccaaatatttttggtttcCAAttctgtcatccacgatgtgtctgtggaggctatggccctgatgtcgctagggcatacagtaactacaatcacacaaatgcaagtgcatgagtcacactatcagtcatgcagcctcgtatataccatgcacttatatgaggcaactccgcctatcggggagcccataaacaatctaaaggtatatgctatgatcggtcaccctcacatcaggcatacatatggtgcgaatgatcatgaatcatggatctatactaaacatgtataaagagatgagctctagatataatggagatggccctaggcggccttcttaccataattttgggcctatcagtgggccttagggagagttataatgcggacatttaaccaacattatccattcaatgtggacatcaaaccgacattgctcccaaagaatgGCCtttcatgaatcacatattgtaatgggccttttgtacatctaattgggccttgacccaaggacccaactacatcaaatgggctacataacatgagccccatatctatatcaaggtgggcctcaatgggcctcataatatgggcctaatacaaatcaaggtgggccttaacaaggaccactaatgcatgaagatgggcctccataatgggccttaaattatctccaaaacagttggatagttggatgaaacacatacattatgatggagcccacactaatagaaggtgtggtttacaatacttacataagtggggcccaccaaaatgctcattttccacccagcctaaggcccaatatgatgtttattttccacccaactattcatagggtcatgtggactaGGGTAGAGCccattgtattttttttatcatccaatctatccataaggtcacgtgggcctggatagggcccactaataCTTATGTttcatacaaaatgggcccactgctattatttgtttatttatttattttatatacatatatatatatatatatcaaatggcccactgaaatgtttatttgcttaccatccaaactattcacggGTCGTGaggaccagaggagggcccactgaACTGGGGCCCGctgcatgtttatttgccatctaatctgcgtgggcagggagcccaccgtgctgcccgttgacgtccaacctgttgaagaggtcattggaccttggggcagatgtggggtccaccgaatgtggttcacaaatccagcccatccaatatgtgagtcccacctaactgacggtccatgccaagtttcagaggcatccaaaactcgggtaggccccaccaagcgattttatatgatttaggcaggtcttcacatgattttagatggtatggcccacatgagttctgaatgaggcagatttttgggatggacggtcagtccttggggacccatcaaatgcacggcttggatggtcgaaaggcatcaaggtggggcccacaactggggccgtgacccccagccCGCCGTCCGTCCGTCGTCGAGTGTAGGCAGCGCCTGTGGCGCTCTGACGGCAGCAGCGTGCGCtgcctcttctttcttccttttttttttttgaaaaagggattttctgtggttttccacaaacggggcccacatcagccagatccactccaaccatcggattccacggtccaagaccgatcaaatgagtctaacatacggcctgtttttggcgaatacagggatctaggtggttttcaagggtgataccgctatttcttatggtatggcccacctaagaatcagattaccctcaaaattcggatcaacgcctaaaatgagctggagaggaggatggacggattggattgagcacatacatcaaggtggggcctacataggtggcccatcccaaaaaggcaactaaccccttttcttcttcttctttttttttttgtttgctggtacacatccacgtcagtgcacacacttcacttccaacgtccagggacCAAACTTcttgggtcccacgtagatgtggcccaccatcatatatgtatataatatatattatattatatatatgatacatattatattatatatattttatataacatataagtatatacatatatatatatatgtatatatatatatatataaacattgggccatctaaacaatggatggtgtggatcatcacctgcaatagagtgggccacaccgtctggtgtagatggacggggtagatgtagcacatattggtgggatccacaccattacaaagagagagaaagagagagataaagggagatatacggtgagatagaggaaccccgccactatgggccctcttgattagatcacatacatccaaatgggtcccagcgacaaatgggccctaaagtttaaaataatggcaaatcacccaccttatcttccttctccttgctcccttggactccttagctccttaccttcacttttaatggaggttgatggacttttgatggtggggatgagagatgagagggtgtagatggaagatggaaggtggaccacacttgagagggagagaaagcttaGACGTgagggggttgagttgcttgggagagatatgagaaatgagagagagaaagaagatatggatgggtgaggtgaggtgatggagtgatgggttgggttgaaaaaaatgtaaaggtgtatggttgttgttgaaatttggaaaagaggagtggtgaggtggaaagaatggtggacttttggaaaaagagggaatgggtgtagtactttgaggtatggttgcatttatggttaattagtgggactaattgtgtagagattctccccaaatccgcaacgcgcggtgtttcttcggaataaacgctgatcggcatcttcgtACCTGGGTATccgttcggtgcgcaagtcacggcgttggaacagcggcgacgacgcggtcgctatgatataactttcagatcaagccgacatcggtgcgcgggacctggcttaggatcgtgcgcaaacaccagatatggtgcgaaggttgccgaaatttgaccggaaggaccgcggaagctaacagaatgtacggattaggacacgggtctcaCAGCACCGATTTGGGATACGTCTGTTCTCACTGAAAACATGGAGGGCAAAATTGACTGGCCTCTAGAATGGTCCAAGGCCTATttcttattataaaataaataggcCAATATAGAGTGAGCTCTGTTCCGTCCAAATCAGatagttaggttttttttttaataactgttTTCTTAGAGATCCTCTGCTTGGAGTGAATTTGGAGAAAAATGTGGCTTTAAAGTAAGATGCAGCCCACGGTAGCATTTCAAATCCCAACTGTATATTTGGAGTGGATCCACGTCAAGCCTTATTTGTTTCAGAGAAGAAAAAACCCATGTTTCTTTCTAAGAAATGGAGAAATCTTCTTTGCAGGTGTAAGGCTTGCACAGAATTCTCTGTCCAAAAGGGCATTGGCTATCTAATTGATGAGGACTCAATTGAGGAATATGAAAAGGTGGCAatggaaaagaggaaggagaaattgGAGCAACAGGAAGGAGTGGAGTTAAATTTTCTCAGCAAACTTGGTCATGTCCAAAAGATTGAGATTCTGAATGGCATTGCTGACATGAAGAATGAGCTCAGGTCCTTCATGGTATGGGTTCTATGTTTCGAATTTCTTGTTTTTATATGTGATTCTATCTATAATTCTGAATTCTTATTTTAAAGGGGCAACTATAGGGGAGGGCcccaaatttcattttctttcatctgAAATTTCTTTTTATCGATTTATGGTTTagagtgcatttggttgcatcaaatatcatgaaatttcatgattaggtGCAATCAAATGCACAGCTAGTGAGAAAAGGGAAGTGCCATTTTTAGGTTTTCCATTTAATTAGTATTGAGAGTTTGCAGAGTTTTAGATCATAAGGATTTAAAATCAGTGTTGATATTACTTAGATTATAGGTAATGCACTTACAtctttttgaaaaatttataTCTGGTGCTATTTGTTAGGGTTTTATAGGGGTGGGCCTCATATTAGTAGCTTAGGATGCTTAT contains:
- the LOC131237154 gene encoding uncharacterized protein LOC131237154 isoform X1 — its product is MFLSKKWRNLLCRCKACTEFSVQKGIGYLIDEDSIEEYEKVAMEKRKEKLEQQEGVELNFLSKLGHVQKIEILNGIADMKNELRSFMFLLFYRTKVYFSSG
- the LOC131237154 gene encoding uncharacterized protein LOC131237154 isoform X2, which encodes MFLSKKWRNLLCRCKACTEFSVQKGIGYLIDEDSIEEYEKVAMEKRKEKLEQQEGVELNFLSKLGHVQKIEILNGIADMKNELRSFMNKGIFQQWVIQA